The DNA sequence tttaaaacaaaatttaccTGCGAATCAGAGTTAATAACAGTACTTTCCATCATCCAAATTGGTCTTTCCTTCCTCCTATTTGCTGCATTATCATCGATAGAATCATCACCAATTGTAACATCTACTCTTGTATCTTCCACCATGAAACCTGATGATCTGGTAGCTTCACCAGACCACTGCTCACCAGGCGCTCTTAGACTGCTTGGTTTCCTTGTATCAATACTAAGAAGAGAaggtataaataatattcaagAATTTTGgcgtattattaataattccaTTAAAAATCTATACCctttaattgtatttatatcaaCTGGTTCAGGTTCCAATATTTCAGGAGCTAATTTGATACCTTCTACCTCccttaataaaatataaagaggTTCTAGTTGTTCATTGAATTTAGCTAATAATAGTCTTGAATCTTTTTTAGGAAGGGCAGATTGGTCTTCTTCCACTACTTCACGGCAATATGTACATCTAAATTCACCAGTAGTCATATCAAATAATTGATCTGCCtacattatattatagtaATAAGTATTCTATTGTCATTAGGTTTATAAGGTAATAAAGTTGCGTTTCTCAAATTTGCTTcatattttgttctttttacttttatatattatacaattgaAAACTTTGAGAAACACTCtacaatttacaaataatttacataccTCAAGATCAGTAAATGtttttaaacaatttgtaCATTTAAAACTGGCCCTACTAGTTGCATCTCTTTCTTCAGTTTCCATTCTTTTTCTCATTAAATCTagtttatattttactacatTTACAAAAgtctaaaatataaaaatgtacaataatttgcCTGATAAGAACAATGGAGgtcaaatattttgttttaccttataattaataaaataatagttgaCTTTTTGTGCTTTTCCATCTGATCCAGTTTCCATTTTTAATCTAACTTGTATAAATTTATCATTACGTAATGTAGATATTCTAGCTCTTAACATCTTGCGTTCAAATTTTAACAGTTCACAAATGTCATCTTCTTTCATACCTAAcaaaacataataatataatcatgCATTTGCAATAGTATAACAGATAACTTATATCCAATTCACTTACATGGATTTCTAACTAGCATATCAACAATTAAAGCATCTTCTATCGTATAAAATCCACGTACTACTAAACGTGCTAATTGTTTTAAACTACTGGGAACTTCTGTAACAAGTCTTTCTTCACCACTCATCTTGtgtttaattacatataataaaatatgagaGTACTGAaaaaatttgtacaaattattaaactCTATTATTAATCTGCAGATAAATTATGTGTATTTTTCTGCCTGTACAATACTTTTTACAACGTGTTaccattttataaattttttaattgtcttgaaataatgttatttttaatgatatatttcatacaatttAAATCTAATATAATGTAAGAAACCAAAAACGGGAACGTGAAGATCCTTGTAATAGGCTCTGGGCTTagagtataataaataataataataataaaagaatttcgcacaatttactattttaagtgtaatttgtaacaaaataCTAACCtttaaagtaatttaaatagttcatttatcattaaatattttgattaaatACAAGTATAAgcaaattaaaatatgtatcaattacaaatattaattgtatGTTCTCTCAAAAGAAGTAAAAAACTAACGAGTCAAAATACATTATTTAATTGTTTGATTAAATATGAGAAAGCACCGTTCCAACGGACGCTTGTTTATGAGTAAAATAGTTTTTAGGTTATGTATtcataatagaaaattatcaAATGACTAGCTGTCAAACAacagaaataaagaaacaaaaaaatacatttttatatattttcataaaaattattgatgGCTGCAATCGATAAAGTTAAGATTATTGTTGTTGGTGATTCTGGTAAGGATATGTATATGAAACAATTCTATAATATCTTTTTGTTATTGTCAGTATCtgttattttgtttatctATCTATTATTAAgtgttatttcgttaattacAACATAAATGCCATATTTATTActagaatatatttttcaagcTTATTTAATTccttaatttataaaaagttataTCTGATGTATttcatacatatttttatgacaTTATTTGTAGgttatctatttttttttttttttttttttttacacctatgtatatgtaactccttacgattaaataattgttaaatattcttCCTTTCTTATATTTAGGCGTTGGAAAAACATCATTAACACATTTAATATGTCAACAACAACCTATTAGGAATCCTTCATGGACTATAGGTTGCTCAGTGGAAGTTAAATTACATGAATATAAAGAAGGAACTCCCAATCagagaagatattttattgaattatgggATATTGGAGGAAGTCAAAGTCATAAAAATACAAGATCTGTTTTTTATAATCCTACAAATGGTATaaacatgaaatatataacattaaggatttaaagtaaaaaatttagaaatcaTCAATCATTATTAACAATACAGGTATCATATTAGTTCATGATTTAACAAACAGAAAATCACAGCAAAATCTTCAAAAATGGCTTGAAGAAGTTTTGAGTaaagataataattatatgAAATCGAAGCCGTTTGATGATTTTGATCCTGAAAAATTTGTAGGGTCTACACAGgtaatgttaattatttttgacataattgtataattttttatcatgtttttttgtgcaaataaaattattcttttagaTACCAATTTTAGTTATTGGTACAAAATTAGACCTAGTTGCGGAAGTCAGATCAAATGTACATAGACGTTCTTCAACTATTGCAGAAGAATGTGGTGCTGATGAAATATTCTTggtatatcatttatttttttaaattattacacACTGATATTATTGTTTTCAAATTAACATTCTTCTTAGGATTGTCATCAAGTGAGATCACTAGCTGCTGGTTCTAGCTCTTCTGTTAAATTGAGTAGGTTTTTTGATAAAGTTATTGAAAGAcgttattattcgttaaaagaGGGAATCAATCTTGACAAACGAAGACTGCCAATGTATAGTGCTCCATACAGTTCTAAAATTTATCATAATGATTGAAATTCAGAAAATTTATCATGTCTATTTTAACATTAATAGAATTTGCGTTCCTAAATTTCTTGTATTACATTCCTAATTTACAGCAAAGTGCGAgtcattaaaataaaatgttataaataattattttgaaaatagtgttaagatatttatatacaaaatataataaaattatacattttgaattaaaatattaaacgtattACTTCTTATATAATTAGGCTtaagaacatttatttaattaaaatattgaaaaataaatggtATTTTATACCTTCTTAGTTTTTAGCTTGTGAATAAAGCTTTATGCATCAATATGGACCCATATGAACAGCCATTAATAAATTGCATCTGATGGTTccatatttcctttttaattacgtcataacataacgCGCGGTAGATAATTTTTCAAACTGAATTTCTTTGTACATGAAATTTctttctaataatattaaaatatcatgAAAGAATcagttttaataaataacaacgaAGGAAGAAAACAGAAGTGTAAGTACATGATttgattatatatttttcagttATTCAATTCTTCATATTTATCAATATCATGCTTCACACCTAcctttttaaatttcctaGTGTGGGTATTCTATTTTAAGGTAGATACATGTAATGTATTTTCATATGCAATATAAAGGTTAACATGCTGATTGTCTGTCAAAcgtaaatttgataaatatgtGAATATCTTTGATCATATACACTAGAAAgtttttctatattttgt is a window from the Bombus huntii isolate Logan2020A chromosome 6, iyBomHunt1.1, whole genome shotgun sequence genome containing:
- the LOC126866367 gene encoding general transcription factor IIE subunit 1, whose product is MSGEERLVTEVPSSLKQLARLVVRGFYTIEDALIVDMLVRNPCMKEDDICELLKFERKMLRARISTLRNDKFIQVRLKMETGSDGKAQKVNYYFINYKTFVNVVKYKLDLMRKRMETEERDATSRASFKCTNCLKTFTDLEADQLFDMTTGEFRCTYCREVVEEDQSALPKKDSRLLLAKFNEQLEPLYILLREVEGIKLAPEILEPEPVDINTIKGIDTRKPSSLRAPGEQWSGEATRSSGFMVEDTRVDVTIGDDSIDDNAANRRKERPIWMMESTVINSDSQPDGVNTQENILDKAAATATNTTSTNNKQGEDIMSVLLAHEKKGGTNSAAAIKSVLPQESSDSSDNEEVAEMQAIDTGEVETMDSEDEDLVPTVTVAGKTVAIADVNDALIAEMTPVEKEAYIQAYQEYYSHMYD
- the LOC126866384 gene encoding rab-like protein 3, coding for MAAIDKVKIIVVGDSGVGKTSLTHLICQQQPIRNPSWTIGCSVEVKLHEYKEGTPNQRRYFIELWDIGGSQSHKNTRSVFYNPTNGIILVHDLTNRKSQQNLQKWLEEVLSKDNNYMKSKPFDDFDPEKFVGSTQIPILVIGTKLDLVAEVRSNVHRRSSTIAEECGADEIFLDCHQVRSLAAGSSSSVKLSRFFDKVIERRYYSLKEGINLDKRRLPMYSAPYSSKIYHND